From Syngnathus typhle isolate RoL2023-S1 ecotype Sweden linkage group LG13, RoL_Styp_1.0, whole genome shotgun sequence, a single genomic window includes:
- the LOC133165177 gene encoding neurturin isoform X2 has protein sequence MNSLLSELSMMFQSFTEGELQHVVGTLLDGKRRKNRDQSQSRRTKRARRAKPCSVRELELTVSELGLGYDSDETVMLRYCSGKCTAQRRNYDITMEHMMRTGFRKKGRKDKVGNGPCCRPTAFEKDFSFLDNRSRYHTIQNISAKNCGCV, from the exons ATGAACTCCCTACTCTCAGAAT TGTCCATGATGTTCCAGAGCTTCACAGAAGGTGAGCTTCAGCACGTAGTGGGGACACTACTGGACGGGAAGAGACGGAAAAACCGTGATCAAAGCCAGAGCCGAAGGACTAAAAGAGCCCGGCGGGCCAAGCCGTGCTCGGTGAGGGAACTGGAACTGACGGTGAGCGAACTGGGTCTGGGCTACGACAGCGACGAGACGGTGATGCTGCGCTACTGCAGCGGCAAGTGCACGGCGCAAAGGCGCAACTATGACATCACCATGGAGCACATGATGAGGACAGGCTTCCGGAAGAAAGGTCGCAAAGACAAGGTGGGCAACGGCCCCTGTTGCCGGCCCACCGCCTTCGAGAAGGATTTCTCTTTCCTGGATAACCGCAGCCGCTACCACACCATACAGAACATTTCGGCCAAGAACTGCGGCTGCGTATGA
- the LOC133165177 gene encoding neurturin isoform X1, whose protein sequence is MKLWKSATFAFMLCGAALSIILVRNMATTAGHPKAKTKHQASSSSSSSFSSRHTSFSGTPSSSPAAAWTRAGHRRTRSADNMNSLLSELSMMFQSFTEGELQHVVGTLLDGKRRKNRDQSQSRRTKRARRAKPCSVRELELTVSELGLGYDSDETVMLRYCSGKCTAQRRNYDITMEHMMRTGFRKKGRKDKVGNGPCCRPTAFEKDFSFLDNRSRYHTIQNISAKNCGCV, encoded by the exons ATGAAGTTATGGAAAAGTGCTACTTTTGCCTTCATGCTCTGTGGCGCCGCCCTGTCCATCATCCTCGTTAGAAACATGGCCACCACCGCCGGACACCCGAAAGCAAAAACTAAACACCAagcctcatcttcctcctcatcctcattcTCCTCGCGACATACGTCATTCTCAGGAACTCCATCCTCATCGCCAGCAGCCGCCTGGACCAGGGCGGGTCATCGGAGGACACGCTCGGCAGACAACATGAACTCCCTACTCTCAGAAT TGTCCATGATGTTCCAGAGCTTCACAGAAGGTGAGCTTCAGCACGTAGTGGGGACACTACTGGACGGGAAGAGACGGAAAAACCGTGATCAAAGCCAGAGCCGAAGGACTAAAAGAGCCCGGCGGGCCAAGCCGTGCTCGGTGAGGGAACTGGAACTGACGGTGAGCGAACTGGGTCTGGGCTACGACAGCGACGAGACGGTGATGCTGCGCTACTGCAGCGGCAAGTGCACGGCGCAAAGGCGCAACTATGACATCACCATGGAGCACATGATGAGGACAGGCTTCCGGAAGAAAGGTCGCAAAGACAAGGTGGGCAACGGCCCCTGTTGCCGGCCCACCGCCTTCGAGAAGGATTTCTCTTTCCTGGATAACCGCAGCCGCTACCACACCATACAGAACATTTCGGCCAAGAACTGCGGCTGCGTATGA
- the ranbp3b gene encoding ran-binding protein 3b isoform X1 gives MADLANEDKPAIAPPVFVFQKDKTQKRSAEGSSAEDGEDSDKDEANYFPPVKRERTSSFPPLQSVPKNNIFMPPSFCQFPTGNSDSEPEEKPVGFRLKPPTLIHGQAPSSGVPSQKPKEQQRSVLRPAVLQAPPSKSHTESNSTCGTNGVKKVSDGPSVAQSLFLNNTEHSAAPNMSLKHENEEDGPSDVKDEGGNEKEEGDVANSFVFGQNIKDRAKLDQNSKEEKSKDILPGDCQAEGTNYFLQYISTPSLNNASNSADTGAKFVFGQNMSERVLSPPKGETANEDSKEVPEASEPPSQEATPEKALNSVSESLEESAAAYTKATAKKCILEKVDVKTGEESESNVLQMQCKLYVFEKTAQSWIERGRGLLRLNDMASTDDGMLQSRLVMRTQGSLRLILNTKLWPQMQVDKASDKSVRVTATDTEDQGVKVFLISGSSKDVGQLAAALHHRILALKSRAEQEPEAPVTTIPDAEVPQSNEDDSDEEGSASASATTNTEGGENQAAGST, from the exons ATGGCGGACTTGGCGAACGAAG acaagcctgcCATAGCGCCCCCtgtgtttgttttccaaaaagacaaaactcAGAAG CGATCTGCAGAGGGCTCAAGTGCAGAGGATGGAGAAG ATTCAGATAAAGACGAGGCGAACTACTTCCCTCCAGTAAAAAGGGAGCGGACTTCATCATTCCCGCCACTACAGTCGG TTCCCAAGAACAACATATTCATGCCCCCCAGTTTCTGCCAATTTCCGACTGGGAACTCTGACTCTGAGCCTG AGGAGAAGCCAGTTGGATTCCGATTAAAGCCGCCAACTCTCATACACGGGCAGGCGCCCAGTTCAG GCGTCCCTAGTCAGAAACCGAAAGAGCAACAACGCAGCGTTCTCCGCCCGGCCGTTCTTCAAGCGCCACCCTCCAAATCCCACACAGAGTCTA ACTCCACTTGCGGAACCAATGGCGTGAAGAAGGTGTCAGACGGCCCTTCAGTCGCCCAGTCCCTTTTCCTGAACAACACAGAGCACTCAGCCGCCCCGAACATGTCACTG AAACACGAAAATGAGGAAGACGGCCCAAGTGACGTCAAAGATGAAGGAGGGAACGAGAAGGAGGAAGGAGAtgtagcaaattcttttgtatttggtcagaatatcAAAGACAGAGCAAAG TTGGACCAGAACAGTAAAGAAGAAAAGTCAAAAGACATTCTTCCAGGAGACTGTCAAGCAGAGGGAACCAATTATTTCTTGCAGTACATCTCTACCCCAAG TTTAAATAATGCCTCAAACAGTGCAGACACTGGGGCAAAATTTGTGTTTGGACAGAACATGTCCGAACGAGTTTTG AGTCCTCCCAAGGGCGAGACTGCCAATGAAGATAGTAAAGAGGTTCCAGAGGCTTCAGAGCCCCCGTCACAGGAGGCCACCCCAGAGAAGG CATTGAACAGCGTGTCGGAGTCTTTGGAGGAGTCTGCCGCCGCCTACACCAAAGCCACAGCCAAGAAGTGCATCTTAGAGAAAGTGGACGTGAAAACCGGGGAAGAATCAGAAAGCAACGTTTTACAG ATGCAGTGCAAGTTGTACGTCTTCGAGAAGACGGCGCAGTCGTGGATAGAGCGAGGGCGGGGTCTACTGCGGCTTAACGACATGGCGTCGACAGACGATGGGATGCTACAGTCGCGTCTAG TGATGAGGACCCAGGGCAGCCTTCGGTTGATCCTCAACACTAAACTTTGGCCCCAGATGCAAGTGGATAAGGCAAGCGACAAAAGTGTACGGGTCACGGCCACAGACACAGAGGATCAAGGAGTCAAGGTCTTCCTAATATCG GGTAGTTCCAAGGATGTAGGTCAGCTGGCGGCGGCATTGCATCACCGGATTTTGGCCCTAAAAAGCCGGGCGGAGCAGGAGCCCGAAGCCCCCGTGACAACCATCCCCGACGCCGAGGTGCCGCAGTCCAACGAGGACGACAGCGATGAGGAAGGCAGCGCCTCCGCTTCCGCAACGA CTAACACCGAGGGAGGAGAGAACCAGGCTGCGGGGAGCACATAG
- the ranbp3b gene encoding ran-binding protein 3b isoform X2, protein MPPSFCQFPTGNSDSEPEEKPVGFRLKPPTLIHGQAPSSGVPSQKPKEQQRSVLRPAVLQAPPSKSHTESNSTCGTNGVKKVSDGPSVAQSLFLNNTEHSAAPNMSLKHENEEDGPSDVKDEGGNEKEEGDVANSFVFGQNIKDRAKLDQNSKEEKSKDILPGDCQAEGTNYFLQYISTPSLNNASNSADTGAKFVFGQNMSERVLSPPKGETANEDSKEVPEASEPPSQEATPEKALNSVSESLEESAAAYTKATAKKCILEKVDVKTGEESESNVLQMQCKLYVFEKTAQSWIERGRGLLRLNDMASTDDGMLQSRLVMRTQGSLRLILNTKLWPQMQVDKASDKSVRVTATDTEDQGVKVFLISGSSKDVGQLAAALHHRILALKSRAEQEPEAPVTTIPDAEVPQSNEDDSDEEGSASASATTNTEGGENQAAGST, encoded by the exons ATGCCCCCCAGTTTCTGCCAATTTCCGACTGGGAACTCTGACTCTGAGCCTG AGGAGAAGCCAGTTGGATTCCGATTAAAGCCGCCAACTCTCATACACGGGCAGGCGCCCAGTTCAG GCGTCCCTAGTCAGAAACCGAAAGAGCAACAACGCAGCGTTCTCCGCCCGGCCGTTCTTCAAGCGCCACCCTCCAAATCCCACACAGAGTCTA ACTCCACTTGCGGAACCAATGGCGTGAAGAAGGTGTCAGACGGCCCTTCAGTCGCCCAGTCCCTTTTCCTGAACAACACAGAGCACTCAGCCGCCCCGAACATGTCACTG AAACACGAAAATGAGGAAGACGGCCCAAGTGACGTCAAAGATGAAGGAGGGAACGAGAAGGAGGAAGGAGAtgtagcaaattcttttgtatttggtcagaatatcAAAGACAGAGCAAAG TTGGACCAGAACAGTAAAGAAGAAAAGTCAAAAGACATTCTTCCAGGAGACTGTCAAGCAGAGGGAACCAATTATTTCTTGCAGTACATCTCTACCCCAAG TTTAAATAATGCCTCAAACAGTGCAGACACTGGGGCAAAATTTGTGTTTGGACAGAACATGTCCGAACGAGTTTTG AGTCCTCCCAAGGGCGAGACTGCCAATGAAGATAGTAAAGAGGTTCCAGAGGCTTCAGAGCCCCCGTCACAGGAGGCCACCCCAGAGAAGG CATTGAACAGCGTGTCGGAGTCTTTGGAGGAGTCTGCCGCCGCCTACACCAAAGCCACAGCCAAGAAGTGCATCTTAGAGAAAGTGGACGTGAAAACCGGGGAAGAATCAGAAAGCAACGTTTTACAG ATGCAGTGCAAGTTGTACGTCTTCGAGAAGACGGCGCAGTCGTGGATAGAGCGAGGGCGGGGTCTACTGCGGCTTAACGACATGGCGTCGACAGACGATGGGATGCTACAGTCGCGTCTAG TGATGAGGACCCAGGGCAGCCTTCGGTTGATCCTCAACACTAAACTTTGGCCCCAGATGCAAGTGGATAAGGCAAGCGACAAAAGTGTACGGGTCACGGCCACAGACACAGAGGATCAAGGAGTCAAGGTCTTCCTAATATCG GGTAGTTCCAAGGATGTAGGTCAGCTGGCGGCGGCATTGCATCACCGGATTTTGGCCCTAAAAAGCCGGGCGGAGCAGGAGCCCGAAGCCCCCGTGACAACCATCCCCGACGCCGAGGTGCCGCAGTCCAACGAGGACGACAGCGATGAGGAAGGCAGCGCCTCCGCTTCCGCAACGA CTAACACCGAGGGAGGAGAGAACCAGGCTGCGGGGAGCACATAG